The DNA window ATGATGACGATCACCACCAGGAGTTCGAGCAGCGTGAAACCACGCTCGCGCCGGCATGCGGCTGCGCCCTCATGCGCACCTTCGCGTGCATGCTGGTTCATGAATTGCGACTTGGACTTCGCTGCGTACATCCGAAACAACCTCCGATTGCCGAGTTGACGGTGAAGGCTACCACGTCATTTGTGGTTTGGACAATTTTTATTCGACATTCCGGCAAGCTGGGCGACTCGTTGTCAGACCGAATGGAACCAGCTTCGCGACGGGCCCGTGCGTGCGCGATTTTTTACACGCAAGTTCGCGACGCTATGCCGGGTTGGCAAATGACCGGATTTCGCCATACGGGAAGCCCCTCTTACAGTACGAATGCAACCCTCCGGCTCAAGGGGATCAGGGCTGCCGTGATGCCGATCGACACAACCATGACCAGCAAGGTCATCGCTGTCAGGCCGATGTCGACATGAGGCTGGAGCGTTTGCAGTACGAACATGTGTACCAGATAGATTCCGCTGGAATACGTGGCAATTCGTTTCTGGTTACTGTAAAGCTTGCAATTATGAACAGCGATGAATATTGCCGGACAAATCAGCAACAGTGCCGCCAGGTTATCATACCCCCCATCGCTACCCCGGATGAAATAATTCATGCTGGATTCGAAAAGCAATAGTGCGGCACCGATTGCAACAGCCAGCAAAATATGACCACTGGATAGTCTTTTCTGCAGCCCATACTTGTTTATCGCGAATCCGATGTAAAAAAACGGGAATCCCAGGAACAGGAAATTTCGGTACACCCAAAGCAGGTTGAAAATCCGGTCGAAGACCGTTCCAGAAAAAACGTGATAGTTTCCGGCATACTGGATAAAAACCCCCGTGCCATACAGTCCGAGCACAACGATAGCTGCCACGCGAGGTTTGCTGCTTCTGAAAACGATCACAAGCAGGGCAGCGCCGATCATGCCGCTGAGGTACCACAAATGAAAATAGCCGATGACGATCGTATGGAAAAACTTGGCGATCCCGAATAGCGAAGGCTCCAGTGGTGGAATCCAAAAATATCCATAGATCACCGTCCAGAACAGATAAAGCATCACAACGCGGGAAAACCAGCGTCTCGCTTCTCCTCTCTGCAGGATTGGAAAGAAGTAAAAACCGTTGATGATGAAGAAAATCGGTACTGCGATGCGAAATACACCATTCCCGAAAAGGTAGCCGATAAGTGGCGTAGTATCCTGCAGCAGACCTACATGCAGCCCAACCACCATGAAAGCAAGAACCAACTTCAATACATCGATCGAAACGTTCCGCTGCAAAGATGCGGGAGCACTTTTTAATGGGTTTGGCAAATCTGGGGAGGCTGAAGTTAGCATTTTTCGATAATATTTTAGGGCACAGACTTGGGAGCGTCGTGTCGACGTGCCTGGAGTGCATTCCCAAGCCCTTGCCACACCGGGAACTCGATAAGATTGTTGTGAAGGTTTCTAAGGCTATGAACGTGTTCAGGATCCAGCCAGGTCTGGTGCTCCTCCGGTGACGTATCAAGGAGGTGGAAATATCACAGAAAGCATGTGCCGGGCATGCAGAAAGTACGGCAAATCACACGGCGCAACGCGGGTCGGTGTCGTGGAACGCGGGCACGAAGCGGGAGCTGCTGCCATGGACAAGCTGGAGTCGAAGCCTGGCAGTTGCGCATGGCATCGCCAGTACGCTTGTCGAGACACGCCGCCGTGCAATACTCAGCCGATGGCGCGCCAGGGTCAGTTCAGAACCTGGTCAAGCACGGCCACGATGCGCTGCGCTGCCTTCCCATCCCATAAATGGGGTCGCCTGCCCTGCTTGCCTTCGCCGCGCAATACCTTGCGCGCTTCGTCGACAATACGCGCCGGATCGGTGCCAACCAGCAAATTGGTGCCTTCTTCGACAGTCACGGGACGCTCGGTATTTTCGCGAATCGTCAGGCATGGCACACCCAGGGCAGTGGTTTCCTCCTGCAGGCCACCACTGTCGGTCAGCACGACCGCTGCATCTTTCCACAGGTCGAGGAACGCCATGTAGGCCTGCGGCCCTACGAGGGTCACGTTCGGCCCCAGGTCGAGGCCGAACCGCTCCAGGTTCCCACGGGTGCGGGGGTGTACCGGAAATATCAGCGGCACCTCGCTGGCGATCTCCGTCAGCGCTGATCCGATCCGCCCCATCATCGCCGCATCATCGACATTGCTCGGCCGGTGCAGCGTAACGACGCCATAGCGCCGGCCAGCGAACTCGCGCTTCAACGATTGGGCCTGGAAGCCGCTGTCGGCCAGCTTGCCCGCCTGGTACAGCACGTTATCGACCATGACGTGGCCGACATAGTGAATGCTGGATTCAGGTTTACCCTCGCGCCGCAGATGTTCCACGGCGCTTGGCTCGGTGGCAAAGAACCAATCGCTGATACTGTCGGTGACCAGGCGATTGATTTCTTCGGGCATCGTCATGTCACCGCTGCGCAGTCCTGCTTCCACGTGCGCCACGGGAATGTTGAGCTTTTTCGCGACGATCGAGCAAGCCAGCGTGGAGTTGACGTCGCCTACTACGAGTACCGCGTCGGGACGCTGCTCCAGGCACAGCTTTTCGAAACCCAGCATGATCCTGGCAGTCTGGTCGGCATGACTGCCGCCGCCCGCTCCCATGAACACGTCCGGCGCCGGTATGCCGAGTTCCTCGAAGAACACATCGTTCATCTCCCGGTCATAGTGCTGACCCGTGTGGATGATCCGGTAAGCCAGCCGGGGATGGCCTACCATGGCGCGTACGATCGGCGCGATCTTCATGAAGTTCGGCCGTGCACCGGCCACCAGATAGACAGTTTTCATTCAGCGCTCTCCTGCTTCGGATTTGTTATTTTAGCAAATCGGCAAGTATTTGGCACTGATTGCATGGCGATGGGGCAGCCGCCAGACGCGTGCGCGCCTCCTGCCTGGCTGTCGATGCAGCCCGCCGGGTTCAGGAACCTCGGCGGGAAGCCACGTCGGTCGAGGACCGACATGCGCAGATCAGGCAGCGTTGGTGCGACGGTTACGGTAAGCAGCGCCGGCGACGAGCAGGCCGCCGATGCCCAGCATCAGCCACGACGAAGGCTCGGGTACCGCGGAAATCGATGCGGCGTCCGAGTAGCTAACCGCATTGAATGTCCCGCTGCCACCCGGCGCGGTGGCAGGCGCCCACGTGATGTCGAGCAGCCTGCCGTCGGCGGCGGATGACGCGCCCAGTGTTGCCGTGACATCGGCATCGTATGCCCAAACCCCGAAGAGCGACCCGTAGGCGCCGCCGGACAGATCGACATTGTCACCGGCGAAAGTGACGTCAAAGCTCAGCACCTGGCCGTAATTTACGGCATGGAACAGACTGTTGAAGGTCTCGCCATTGCCGATCACGTAGCCGGACGCCAGCGAGCCCGACACCTGGCTCGTGGTTTCCACCGCCGCGCCCGGGTCGAACCCCTGGAAACCGCTCAGGGTCACGGCGGTTGCGGGCGATACGCCCGGGATGGCCGGGTTGTACTGGAAGTCAATCCAACCGGTGTTGCCGAACATCGTGGTATCGATGCTGACGGCGAACGTGGTATCGGCCAGCGCCGCACTGCTGCCGAAAACCAGTGCCAGGGCGGCGACGGCCGTCCGCAATTTCAGAATAGTCGAAAGCATGTCGTTCCTTAGAAGTTACCGCTGAAAATTTTCGCCGTGTACGTGGCGTTGACCTTGGCAGGATTGCGCAGCGTGAGCGGCAGCGTGACCGATGCACCTGGTGCCAGCCCGCCCGCGACGCGGATGTACGGCGCCCCGTCGTGCATGCCGGTCGCGTTGACGACCGTGATCCCGGCGGGAAGGCCATCGAAACGCAGCGACAGCGGACCGGCCAACGCGGCGGACGAACGGTTGACCAGCGTGACCGAACCGGTGAACAGCTGCGTCACGCGGTTGAACCCCAAGCCCGTCGCATTGACCTGCACGCTCGCCGTGACCTCGCTGTACGCTGGCTGAAGCGCCAGGCTGATGACGACCGGGTCGTGGTCGGATGCGCGATAAGGCTGCGCGTCATACAGGTCCTGCGGCTTGCCGTTGGTGTTGTAGTCGATGACTTCCGGCTCGTCCGCGTTCGCATGCCATTCGGCGGCGCCGACGACCTGCGGGCTCAGCGAAGCACTGGCCAGTGCGTGGTCCAGGTAGCCCGCCTGGTGGCCGAAGACGTAGGAGTAAGGCAGCTCCACCGGGCGTACGAAGCGCTCCAGCTGGTTCACGTAGCCCCGTGCCGTGATGGCGGCGATCGGGTCTTCCATGCCATAGGCATTGAAGTCGCCGATCAGCAGCACGTCATTGTCGCCGGCGGCGGCCTGCACCTGGGGCACGAACGTGTTGACCAGCTGCTGCGCCTGGGCGACGCGGGTGGCGTTCCAGCAGCTCTGGCCATCGCCGTTGTCGGCTTCCGGACCCGTGCCCGACGGGCAGCTGCCCTTCGATTTCAGGTGGTTGACGACAACGGAGAATTTCTCGCCGTTCGCAGCGCGGAACGTTTGCGCCATCGGCGGCCGGTTGTTGACGCTGTTCGCATCGGCCAGCGCGCCACCGACCAGCGTGACGGCTGCCGGCTTGTAGATCATGGCCACGCGGATCGCATCCGTGCCGGTAGCGGCCGGCTTTGGCACGACCGCATACACCGGCGCGCCGTAGGCCGCGTTCAGGCTTTCCACCAGCAGGCCAACGGCCGTGTCACCGTTGTTCTGGATCTCCATCAGGCCGACGACGTCGGCATCGACATTCTTCAGCTGGTTGACGATCTTGTCGCGCTGGCGCACGTATTCGGCCAGGTTGTCGGCACCGCGGCAGTTACCCCGGGTGGTCGAGGAGCCAACCGTGCAGCCCTGGTTCGTCTGCCCGGTGGCCGTCGTGCCGTCGGTGAACGTGGTGAAGAAGTTCAGCACGTTGGCGCTGGCCACTTTCACGTTCCCGGCCGGCAGCGCCGGCGCCCCATCACGCGGGTTGTCGCGAGTGATGGCAGGGGCCACGGTCGGCTGCAGCTTGAAGCCGGCGCCGCCGGCGCCCAGCGCGCCATAATCGACGACACCGGTCAGGTCATGCACCAGGTCGCCGGCGCGCACGGTGCGGCCTTCGCCGATGTAGGGGATCGTCGTCGGCGTGGTGAAGATGCCATCGTCCAGCACGATCAGATTGGCCGCGTTGGACGCCGCCAGCGCGGCCGCTTCGGCGCTGCGCGGTGCATAGCGGTTGGTCGGGATTTCCAGGCGGCCGGAGGACAGCGACAGTTCGCCGCGGCTGCCCAGGTAATCGGTCTGCGAGATCGTCAGCGGGTTCGTGAAGCGCACCAGCATGCCTTCGACCTGGTCGAGGCGGGCATTCGGCAGCGCGACGTTGGTCGGCGCCACGCTGTGGCCCGACGACAGCACCGGCGCGAACGTGACATCCGTCATTTCCGTATACGAGCGGCTGGCGCCGTTCGGCGTGTATTCGGTGATCTTGCCGGTGACGCGCACGCGCTGGCCGACGGCCACGCCCTCGGCGGCCGCGGCGTTGTAGACGTACAGGCCGTCGGATGTGACCGGATCGCCATCGCCGTTTGCATCCTGCAGGAAGAAGCCGCCCGCAACTTTTGCGGTGACGATACCTTCGGTGGTCTGCACGCTGTTCGCATACGGGCTGGTGGCGCCACTGCCCTGGATCTCCGGAATCGTGTGCGTGATGGCTGCCAGCGTGCGCACGGCAACGTTGACCGTGCAACTGGCATCCTGCGCGTCGTCATTGGCGAAGCGGATCGTGACCGGGAAGTCGCCCAGCGGCACGTTGGCGGCCACTTCCAGGCGTCCGGCCGCGCTGCCGCCATCGACGGTCGCGGCGTCGAATGCCAACGTGATGCCCGGTACCGCGGCGGACGTGATCGCAGCGGCGTTGACGATGCTGTCGGCATCGCTGGCACGCAGTGACGTGATGCCAGCATAGCCCTGGGCGATGCCCAGGCTGGCCGGGCACTGCAGCACGATCGGCTTGTTGACCGGCACATTGCACGAGTGGGCGGGCGCGGCGGCATTGCGCGGCGCCGGCGTGGCCACGGTGAAGTCGGCGCCATTGTTGTCGGTATCGATGCAGCCGGCTTCATTGCGCAGCACGGCGGTGGCATTGCCCGTACCGCCGGCGGGCGCGGCACCCTCGAAGTGACCGGCACTGCCCCAGCCCACCAGGTCGACCAGCGCACCGCCGCTTGGCGTGGCACCGGCCAGCGCAGTGATCGAGCTCACCAGCGCCACCTTGCCGCCGCTGCCGCTCATCGCGATCGTGCCCGTGGTATCGGGCTCGAGGGCAACGCTGCCGCCGGTGCCGGTCGCCTGCTGCACCAGGTAGTACTTGCCCGGCGCGATCGTGACGGCGGGCAGTCGCGTTACCTGCCAGGTGCCGCCGCCAGCGCTGGCGTATTGCACGCTCCAGTCCGACAATGTGACCGCCGCATCGCTCCGGTTGAACAGTTCAATGAAATCGGACTTCAGCGTGGCGCCGCTGTTGCCGCCACCGCCGTAGACCTGGCTGATGACGATATCGGAAGCGGCAAAGGCCGGCGTGGCCAGGGCGGCAGCCAGGGCCGCCGCCAACGCGGTCTTGCGGCCCAGGATCGGAGCGTGTGGTGTCATGTTATTCCTGCGGTATTGAAGGAGTGAATCGAATATTGCTAATAGCATATTAGCTAAACGGTATGACTCCTTAATGACAGCGAGCTGATCCGTTCAGACTGACATATGTCATAGCATGCAGAAGTAACAATAACACCGGCGCAGCCAGCGCGGAACGGTCAGCGCCGATATGGTGCGGCCAATGGCTCGCCGATGAAGACCCCCTGGGCAGGCCAGGCCACGCTGCGCCAGTACGCTTCGATTGCCGTACTGCCGCCAACGTAGTGACGCAGCAGCACGGCCGGGTTCGAGAACTTTTGCCAGAAATTGCAGGGTTCACTCACGGTGCCGTAGCTTGCAGTGGCGCCTGACTGCAACCAGCGCAGACTACTCATCTGTGCATTACCGAGCAGGTCGCCACCGACCGACGTCAGGTGGTCAGCCAGCGCACCCGGCAGGAACTGCAATGTATCGAGCTTTTCCACACGCGCCTTGCCGGTCTGATAGAACATGATGTCTTTTCTGCCCTCAAGGGCGTCATCGCGCAGCGTGTGGATCGTCAGCTTGCGTTGCGGGATTGCGCCAGCCTTCGGAAAGAACGGTGCACGGCTGTTACGCGGTTTTTCGCTCGTGACGAGATAATAAGCGCCGGCATTGGGGATGCGGAATCCGCTGGCCTTGCCGCGATCGATCAATGCCTTGCCTTCCTCCACCGACTCAGTCGGTAACAGCATCGCCAGCCGCATGCCCTGTTGCGTCGCGCCTGGCAGTGCGGTGGCGTTGAAATAAGGGCTGGGCTTGCCGGGTGCACAGGTCTTGCTGCACTGTTCGGCATCGAAGCCGAGCGCATAGGCGGCCGTGATGCCGTTGCATTCCACTGCATAGGGCGCCGTCCATACCATCAGCACCGCCTGCACTTCGGGTTTCAGCCTGCCGTCAATCTCCGCCTTCAGGCTCGCGAACTGGTCAGCGGTGAGCGTGCGTGGCTTCCCCGGAATGCGCACGTGTACGACATTCGCGTCCGGTATGCCGCGTGCGGTACGGTAGTACTCACCCAGCGCGACGCTGTTGGGCTCTTCGTCATTGATGATAATGGCCAGCTGGGCAGGCTGCAACGCGGGCGCTGCCGTTGCGGCAGACGCGGCCAGCAAGACTGGCAGGATGAAGGATTGTCGCAATGTATTGGTTCCGTACGAACGAACTGCGGAGAAAAAAAAACGGAGGCTCAGCCTCCGTTTTGATTATAGCGCGCTGTCTTGGCACGGCGATGCATTGCCTGACCAGAACGGTGGGTCGATATCTGTTGGCAAAGAATCCCATACGGAAGAAGCATGGCAACTACAGTTTTTGTTCATTAACACCAAAGAAATAGAAAATATCGCGTGGCTGCGAACTGATCCGGATTACTGATCAACTGGATCCCGATGTTTTTTGCCTCACCACGGCCGGGACGCCTGTCGCCACGGCGCCTTCGGGGATATCGTGCAGCACGACCGCGCCGGCGCCGACACGCGCATTGCGTCCGATGACGATGGGACCCAGGACACATGCGCCCGTGCCGATTTCTGCTCCGTCTTCGATCACCGGAACGTCGTGCAAACCAGATCGGCCACCGATGGTCACGTTCTGCGAGATCTTGACGTCATTGCCGATCCGCGCACGTGCGTGGATCACCGTGCCAAGCCCGCTATAGGCGAACAGGACGTTTTTGCCAACGACGACGCTGGGTGGCAGGACCACGGCAAAGACGACCCGGTTGAGGCCATATAGCAGTCGCGGCAGCAGGGGGATACGGTGCCGGTGCAACCATGCAGCCAGACGAAAGATTTTTATCATTGCCAATCCAAACGGGAATATCGAGCTTGCCGGGACGATGCAATCCGCAGGTAGCGTCACGGATCACCGGAAGTCGACGCAAAAGTAACCGATCAATATGAGAATGCCACGCGGCGCGTACACGCTACGTGGCATTCGGGAAATGCGCGATCAGGTACGCTGGTAGACGTCTTCGAACCGCACGATGTCGTCTTCGCCCAGATAGCTACCAGACTGCACTTCGATCAGGTGCAGTGGCAGCTTGCCGGGGTTTTCCAGGCGATGGTTCATGCCGATCGGGATGTACGTGGACTCGTTTTCCGTCAGCAGTTCCACCTTGTCGCCGCACGTGACCTTGGCGGTGCCGGACACAACGATCCAGTGCTCGGCGCGGTGGTGGTGCATCTGCAGCGACAGCTTGCCACCCGGGTTGACGGTGATACGCTTGACCTGGAAGCGTTCGCCGATGTCGATGCCTTCGTAGCATCCCCAAGGACGGTAGACCTTCGTGTGGTGCAGGTGCTCGGTGCGGTCCTGGCATTTCAGGTGATCGACCACCTGCTTGACACGCTGGACCTGTGACTTGTGCGCGACCAGCACGGCATCGTTGGTTTCAACCACCACCACGTCATCCACGCCGATCACCGCCACGCAACGGCTTTCCGCGCGCACCAGCGAATTCTTCACGCCGTCCAGATACACGTCGCCACGGCAGACGTTGCCATTCTCGTCATGCTGCTGCACTTCCCATAACGCAGACCAGGAGCCAACGTCATTCCAGCCAATCGACGCCGGCACGACAACAGCATGGCGGGTGCGTTCCATCACTGCATAGTCGATCGAGTCGGACGGGCTGGCGGCGAACGCTTCCTCGTTCAGGCGGCAGAAGTCGAGGTCGCGATAACCCTTCGACACGGCATCGGCCGTGGCGTTGGCGATTTCGGGTTGGAACTGCTGCAACTCCTTCAGGTAACCGTCGGCGCGGAACAGGAACATGCCACTGTTCCAGAAGTAATTGCCGGCCTTGACGAACTCCTCGGCCGTGCCGCGGTCGGGCTTCTCGACGAAACGCTCGACCTTGAAGCAATTGTCACCGACCGGCAGGGGCTCGCCGCTCTTGATGTAGCCATATCCCGTCTCCGGTGCCGTGGGCACGATACCGAACGTGGCCAGCGCACCATGCTCGACTAGCGCAGCGGCACGCAGGATCGCTGCATAGAATGCCTCGGTGTCGCTGATCACATGATCCGCCGGCAGTACCAGCATGACTGCCTGGTCGTCGATTGCCTTCAGATAATGCGCAGCAGCAGCCACGGCCGGTGCCGTGTTGCGTCCTTCCGGCTCGAGCAGAATGCCGAGCGGCTTGACATTGATTTCACGCAACTGTTCAGCAACGAGGAACCGGTGCTCGTTGCCGCACACGATCAGCGGTTGCATCAGTTCAGCGCGACCGTTCAGGCGCAGCGCCGTGTCCTGCAGCATCGTCTTGTCGGCAACCACCGGCAGCAACTGTTTCGGCAGCGCCGCACGCGATAATGGCCACAGGCGGGTGCCGGCGCCGCCGGACAGGATGACGGGATAAATTTTCATGCTTTCTTCTGTTCTAAATGAGGAAGGTCTGGTTCGTTTTCCCGGCGGCGGGCTGCGCGGCGGTCGCGTGCGTTGGCCCACTCATCGGATTCATATTGCGAAACGTGCTTCATTTCGCCGGCACGGTCGACACTATAGTCTTTAAAGACAATCAGTTCGTTCAGCGTAACATCCGGTAACACGCGCGTATATTCAAACAGCACGCTGCGAACCACCTTTGCGCCGGAGCAGATATGGCTGCCGTGGCCGATCCAGGTCGGGCCGACAATGTGAGCACCGGCATCGACCTTCACGCCCGAGCCGATGTACACGGGTCCTTCGATCGTCGTACCCTCGCTCCAGTCGATGTTCGTGTTCAAGCCAACCCACAGGCCTTCATCGACCTGGATGCCGGGTACCGCCATATTGGCGACTTCGCCCAGCAACACGCCTTGCAGCACTTCCCAATAATCCTTCACGCTGCCGATATCGATCCAGTTGAATTTGCGCGTCTGGTTATAGAACGGCAAGCCCTTCTCGGCCAGCAGCGGGAACAGCTCGGAACCGATGTCGAAGGCGCGGTCCGTCGGGATCAGGTCGATTACTTCGGGTTCGAAGATGTAGATGCCGGTACTGGCACAATTCGATTTCGCATGCGCCGGATCCGGCTTTTCCTGGAATTCGCGGATGCGGCCGTCTTCATCGCTGACGACGACGCCGTAGCTGGACACCTTGTCCCACGGGACTTCCCGCGTGATGACGGTGGCCAATGCTCCTTTGCGGCGATGCTCGAACAAGGCCGATTTCAGGTCGAGGTCGATCAATGCATCGCCGCACAGCACGATCGTGGTTTCGTCGAAGAATCCGCCGAACTCCTGGATTTTCTTGATGCCGCCGGCCGAACCGAGCGGCTCGGGCACGACCTCGCCGTCATCATTGGTGTAGCCTTCGAACGAATAGCCGATCTGCACGCCAAACTGGTGGCCTTCGCCAAAATACTCTTCGATCTTTTCGTGCAGGTAGCTGACGTTGACCATGATCTCCGTGATGCCATACCGGGCCAGGTGTTCGACCAGGTATGCCATCACGGGCTTGCCGAGGATTGGAATCATCGGCTTCGGTAATTCGTACGTCAATGGCCGCACGCGCGTGCCTTTGCCGGCCGCGAGTATCATTGCTTTCATGTGAAGCCCCCTGGAAAATTATTTCGATGAAGATTGCCAGCGCCATGTGTCATCACACATGCGGGCAATGTCGAACTGTGCTTTCCAGCCGAGCTCTCGCTCGGCCTTTGCCGTATCCGCGTAGCAGGCGGCGATATCTCCGGGTCGTCGATCGACGATCTTGTACGGAACTTGCCGGCCGCTTGCAGCTTCAAACGCACGTACCATTTCAAGCACGCTGTTACCGCGACCGGTCCCTAGATTGTAGGTATATACACCCGGACCTGTCGCCAGCTTGTCCAGGGTCTTCACGTGCCCGATCGCGAGATCGACCACGTGGATGTAATCGCGCACGCCCGTGCCGTCCGGCGTTGGATAATCGCCACCGAAAACGGACAGCGATTCGCGCTTGCCGTGTGCCACCTGGGCCACATACGGCATCAGGTTGTTCGGGATGCCGCTCGGTTCTTCGCCGATCAGGCCACTTTCGTGCGCGCCCACCGGGTTGAAGTAGCGCAGCAGGGCGATGCGCCAGCTGTCATCGGATTTGTGCAGGTCGCGCATGATCTCTTCGATCATCAGCTTGCTGCGGCCGTACGGGTTCGTTGCCGACAGCGGGAAATCCTCGGTAATCGGCACCGTGGCCGGATCGCCATAAACGGTTGCCGACGAGCTGAAGACGATCGACTTGACATTGAACTTCGCCATCGTTTCCAGCAGCGCAACGCTGCCGGACACGTTGTTGTCGTAATAGCGCAGCGGCTGCGCGACCGATTCGCCGACGGCTTTCAGTCCGGCGAAGTGGATCACCGAATCGAACTGCCGGGTCGCGAATGCACGCTCCAGCGCGGCACGATCGCGGATGTCCGCTTCGACGAATTCAAAGGGCTTGCCTGTGATGCGCTGCACGCGCTCCTGCACCGCACGGTCAGCGTTGGCCAGGTTATCCACCACGACGACATCGTGGCCAGCGTTGATCAGCTCGACCACGGTGTGCGACCCGATGTAACCCATGCCGCCGGTAACGAGAATGTTCATTCAGCTTCCTTTGTATGATGGGGGAACCGCGCCAGGCAGTGGAGCATTGGCTGAATACAACCGCTCGTACGCCGCCAGCAGTTTCGGTGCTTCGTATTGCCATTCCAGTTCATTGACCACGCGGTGGCGGCCATATGCCCCATGCGCGCTCGGCGCTCGGGGTCATCCAGCAGTTCGGCGATCTTCCTCGCCATGTCCACCGGATCATTCTTGTTCGCGTACAGCGATGCTTCCTGCGCCGAGACCTTGCCTTCGACCAGGTCGAACTGGACGATCGGCTTGCCGAGCGCCATGTACTCCATGATCTTGTTCATCGTGGACTTGTCGTTCATGTCGTTCGCCACGTCAGGATTCACGCACACGTCCGCCGTGTTCAGCATTTCCAGCAGGTCCTGGTCGGGCACGCGGCCAGTGAACGTGACGTAGTCGGCGATGCCCATTTTCACGGCCAGCGCCTTCATCTGGTCGAGCGACGTGCCACCACCGACGAGGCCGAAATGCACATCCTTGCGGCCCATGTCGACGATCAGATGGCGGGCGGCCTCGAGCAGCAAGTCGATGCCCTCCTGCGCGCCCATCACGCCGACATAGCCGACCAGGTAACGCTTGCCCTTCTTCAGTGCTTCGACAGGCGGCAGCACGCGCAGCCGGTCCAGTTTCGGGCCACTGCGCACGACGTAGCAGCGGTCCGGATCCATGCCGCCGCGTTCGACCGCGATGCGCTTGTAGGATTCGTTGGTGGCGATCGATACGTCGGACGTCTTGAACGACCAACGCTCGAACAGCACCATGAGCTTGTAGAAGAAATCACGACGCCCGAACTTTGCTTCATACAGTTCCGGGTTGATGTCGTGGTGATCGAACAGGAACTTCTTGCCCATCGTGAGCTTGAAGAAACCACCGATCAGGAACAGCAGGTCAGGCGGATTGCATGCGTGGATCACATCGAAGCCACGCTTGAAAAGCACCTTCCACGCCAGGCGGAAGGTATGGAACAGCGCAGCCGAATACTCGATCGCGTAGCCCTTCGCACCTTCCGCTTCCAGCGGCAATTTGTAGCGGTAGATGTGAATGCCGTCGATCTCCTCGTACCGGCCTTCATACCCCTTGCCGGTTGGACAGATGATCGATACTTCATAGCCGTTCGCATGCAGCGTGGTCGCTTCCTGCCACACGCGCCGGTCGAACGGCGATGGCAGGTTCTCGACCAGGATCAGGACGCGACGCTGCTTGCCCTTACCAGCAAATGCCATCGTACTGGCCTCCGCTTTGCTCCTTGCTGATACGTACAAGGTCGACGATCGTCTGACCGTCCTTCAGCATGCCAGGCACCTGCTTGAACTCGGACGCGCCGTTACCGATCACCACCGTGTCGGCAAAT is part of the Pseudoduganella lutea genome and encodes:
- a CDS encoding mannose-1-phosphate guanylyltransferase/mannose-6-phosphate isomerase; the encoded protein is MKIYPVILSGGAGTRLWPLSRAALPKQLLPVVADKTMLQDTALRLNGRAELMQPLIVCGNEHRFLVAEQLREINVKPLGILLEPEGRNTAPAVAAAAHYLKAIDDQAVMLVLPADHVISDTEAFYAAILRAAALVEHGALATFGIVPTAPETGYGYIKSGEPLPVGDNCFKVERFVEKPDRGTAEEFVKAGNYFWNSGMFLFRADGYLKELQQFQPEIANATADAVSKGYRDLDFCRLNEEAFAASPSDSIDYAVMERTRHAVVVPASIGWNDVGSWSALWEVQQHDENGNVCRGDVYLDGVKNSLVRAESRCVAVIGVDDVVVVETNDAVLVAHKSQVQRVKQVVDHLKCQDRTEHLHHTKVYRPWGCYEGIDIGERFQVKRITVNPGGKLSLQMHHHRAEHWIVVSGTAKVTCGDKVELLTENESTYIPIGMNHRLENPGKLPLHLIEVQSGSYLGEDDIVRFEDVYQRT
- the galE gene encoding UDP-glucose 4-epimerase GalE; translation: MNILVTGGMGYIGSHTVVELINAGHDVVVVDNLANADRAVQERVQRITGKPFEFVEADIRDRAALERAFATRQFDSVIHFAGLKAVGESVAQPLRYYDNNVSGSVALLETMAKFNVKSIVFSSSATVYGDPATVPITEDFPLSATNPYGRSKLMIEEIMRDLHKSDDSWRIALLRYFNPVGAHESGLIGEEPSGIPNNLMPYVAQVAHGKRESLSVFGGDYPTPDGTGVRDYIHVVDLAIGHVKTLDKLATGPGVYTYNLGTGRGNSVLEMVRAFEAASGRQVPYKIVDRRPGDIAACYADTAKAERELGWKAQFDIARMCDDTWRWQSSSK
- a CDS encoding serine O-acetyltransferase → MIKIFRLAAWLHRHRIPLLPRLLYGLNRVVFAVVLPPSVVVGKNVLFAYSGLGTVIHARARIGNDVKISQNVTIGGRSGLHDVPVIEDGAEIGTGACVLGPIVIGRNARVGAGAVVLHDIPEGAVATGVPAVVRQKTSGSS
- a CDS encoding sugar phosphate nucleotidyltransferase, translating into MKAMILAAGKGTRVRPLTYELPKPMIPILGKPVMAYLVEHLARYGITEIMVNVSYLHEKIEEYFGEGHQFGVQIGYSFEGYTNDDGEVVPEPLGSAGGIKKIQEFGGFFDETTIVLCGDALIDLDLKSALFEHRRKGALATVITREVPWDKVSSYGVVVSDEDGRIREFQEKPDPAHAKSNCASTGIYIFEPEVIDLIPTDRAFDIGSELFPLLAEKGLPFYNQTRKFNWIDIGSVKDYWEVLQGVLLGEVANMAVPGIQVDEGLWVGLNTNIDWSEGTTIEGPVYIGSGVKVDAGAHIVGPTWIGHGSHICSGAKVVRSVLFEYTRVLPDVTLNELIVFKDYSVDRAGEMKHVSQYESDEWANARDRRAARRRENEPDLPHLEQKKA
- a CDS encoding glycosyltransferase family 4 protein translates to MAFAGKGKQRRVLILVENLPSPFDRRVWQEATTLHANGYEVSIICPTGKGYEGRYEEIDGIHIYRYKLPLEAEGAKGYAIEYSAALFHTFRLAWKVLFKRGFDVIHACNPPDLLFLIGGFFKLTMGKKFLFDHHDINPELYEAKFGRRDFFYKLMVLFERWSFKTSDVSIATNESYKRIAVERGGMDPDRCYVVRSGPKLDRLRVLPPVEALKKGKRYLVGYVGVMGAQEGIDLLLEAARHLIVDMGRKDVHFGLVGGGTSLDQMKALAVKMGIADYVTFTGRVPDQDLLEMLNTADVCVNPDVANDMNDKSTMNKIMEYMALGKPIVQFDLVEGKVSAQEASLYANKNDPVDMARKIAELLDDPERRARMGHMAATAWSMNWNGNTKHRNCWRRTSGCIQPMLHCLARFPHHTKEAE